One genomic window of Cannabis sativa cultivar Pink pepper isolate KNU-18-1 chromosome 2, ASM2916894v1, whole genome shotgun sequence includes the following:
- the LOC115721162 gene encoding glutathione S-transferase T3 isoform X2, with protein MNIIATIVHLQHLFFKLIYNDTNWNWYPADLFRRAKINSVLDWHHSKLRPGAVSFISRRKTIIESIENTSINSKAK; from the exons ATGAACATTATAGCCACCATTGTTCATTTACAACATCTTTTCTTTAAGCTGATATATAATGATACAAATTGGAATTG GTATCCTGCTGATCTTTTTAGGAGAGCTAAAATTAATTCAGTATTGGATTGGCATCACTCGAAATTACGTCCTGGTGCAG TGAGCTTCATCAGCCGAAGAAAGACGATCATTGAAAGCATTGAGAACACAAGCATTAACTCAAAAGCTAAGTAG
- the LOC115721162 gene encoding glutathione S-transferase T1 isoform X1: MNIIATIVHLQHLFFKLIYNDTNWNWYPADLFRRAKINSVLDWHHSKLRPGAASAKFVLFTVLGSAPGIQPNPQAASEAEKILSSSLSKLKSRDHLALGK, from the exons ATGAACATTATAGCCACCATTGTTCATTTACAACATCTTTTCTTTAAGCTGATATATAATGATACAAATTGGAATTG GTATCCTGCTGATCTTTTTAGGAGAGCTAAAATTAATTCAGTATTGGATTGGCATCACTCGAAATTACGTCCTGGTGCAG CTTCAGCAAAATTTGTTCTGTTCACTGTTCTTGGGTCTGCACCTGGCATTCAACCGAATCCACAAGCAGCTTCTGAAgcagagaaaattctttcatcCTCTCTGTCAAAACTAAAGAGTAGAGACCATTTGGCATTGGGGAAG TGA
- the LOC115721162 gene encoding uncharacterized protein LOC115721162 isoform X3 codes for MGGRGVIGDKWSMRVLWACAIGSAFSLYLVAAERQLQNRQRMLAESLEAMELESGDGDE; via the exons ATGGGAGGAAGAGGAGTAATAGGAGACAAATGGTCCATGAGGGTTCTCTGGGCATGTGCGATTGGAAGTGCATTTA GCTTGTACTTGGTTGCTGCTGAAAGGCAGTTGCAAAACAGACAACGAATGCTGGCGGAAAGTTTAGAAGCCATGGAATTAGAGTCTGGGGATGGTGATGAGTGA